A part of Actinobaculum sp. 313 genomic DNA contains:
- a CDS encoding PspA/IM30 family protein, with translation MAEKQTILGRISQLAKANINALLDRAEDPQKMLDQMVRDYTNSIAEAEDAVAVTVGNLRLAEADYNEDIKTAREWGQKALAASRKADEMRAAGKEADATKFDNLAKVALGKQIDFENEAKAAEPVIQSQQEVVAKLKDGLTQMRSKLDQLKTKRDQLVARQKSAEAQNRVQDAISSINVLDPTSELGRYEDQVRRQEALAQGKAEVAAASLDEQFAALEDHTNDIEIEARLAALKNGEAPAQIEGKDFTAY, from the coding sequence ATGGCGGAGAAGCAGACAATCCTCGGACGGATCTCCCAACTGGCAAAGGCCAACATCAACGCCCTTCTGGATCGGGCGGAGGACCCGCAGAAGATGCTGGACCAGATGGTTCGCGACTACACGAATTCCATCGCGGAAGCGGAGGACGCCGTCGCCGTCACCGTAGGCAACCTGCGACTGGCCGAAGCCGATTACAACGAGGACATCAAAACAGCCCGTGAATGGGGTCAGAAGGCTTTGGCTGCCTCCCGCAAGGCTGATGAGATGCGCGCAGCCGGAAAGGAAGCTGACGCGACGAAGTTCGACAACCTTGCCAAGGTTGCGCTTGGCAAGCAGATCGACTTCGAGAACGAGGCGAAAGCCGCCGAGCCGGTTATCCAGTCGCAGCAAGAAGTGGTTGCGAAGCTGAAGGACGGCCTCACCCAGATGCGCAGCAAGCTGGATCAGCTCAAGACGAAGCGCGATCAGCTCGTTGCCCGCCAGAAGTCTGCCGAGGCACAGAATCGGGTCCAGGATGCCATCTCCTCGATCAATGTTCTTGATCCGACCAGCGAGCTCGGCCGTTACGAGGATCAGGTGCGTCGCCAGGAGGCTCTCGCACAAGGGAAGGCGGAAGTCGCTGCGGCAAGCCTTGACGAGCAGTTCGCTGCCCTAGAGGACCACACGAACGACATCGAGATTGAGGCCCGCCTTGCCGCACTGAAGAACGGTGAGGCCCCCGCACAGATTGAGGGCAAGGACTTCACCGCATACTGA
- a CDS encoding TPM domain-containing protein gives MSTFRKGAAALGALFLTLVLTVSVSFFATTARADDPFAVSSLVTDRANVVDDSAVRSTLQHLESETGKPLYVVFVDSFDGADSSGWAEQAAEYRSQLPSNSSLLAIAVADSEYSLWVGNSSFDWTKFENAINSDVTSQWADGNWEGGLATLADNLVSSTKTNFTPLVVAIAVLAIIGLALALLHRQRKRRELAAQTQSLENLRVQASQMLLATDENVRAAVNELEFAKAEFGIEATSTFEQILASAQHDIAQAFEIRTKLEDSIPETPTQAHRMNRQIIKLAKRAQETVTGQQESFQALRDLASNASAHFDELETRSAEIREQLKVGQEQLRVLGTRYSADALATLQSLPSQVLTLLDSTAQTIAEGRDAVAENDSKRAVSFVRIAEEGLQQARQVAAQLVNAPETYAQADRRMRAGIESISQDVSDANRLGGNDAIIADRRRAAEAALAYASTPSVDPFEAIERLTSAENALDAALVGVRGAEEARRKAQTVMARNRAETRRKITETERHISQYRYYVGTEARSELQAAKRLLQQAEEAKDESQQEQLYAQALSRASHALVTARRNISQAVRAREQERRDSGSDTGAIIGGMVLGAILSGLGGGGGYGGGGYRGGGHGFGSFGGGHSGGGSFGGLSGGGSFGGRSGGGRF, from the coding sequence GTGAGCACCTTCCGCAAAGGAGCCGCCGCGCTCGGCGCGCTCTTCCTAACGCTTGTTTTGACCGTGTCCGTCTCCTTTTTTGCGACGACGGCCCGGGCCGATGACCCTTTCGCCGTGTCCTCGCTGGTCACGGACCGCGCGAACGTTGTCGATGACTCTGCGGTTCGCAGTACTCTCCAACATCTTGAGAGTGAGACGGGCAAGCCGCTGTATGTTGTGTTCGTCGACAGTTTCGACGGTGCCGATTCATCCGGGTGGGCCGAGCAGGCGGCCGAGTATCGCTCGCAACTGCCAAGCAACTCGTCGTTACTGGCAATCGCCGTTGCCGACTCGGAGTATTCCTTGTGGGTGGGAAACAGCAGCTTCGATTGGACAAAGTTCGAGAACGCGATCAACTCCGATGTGACATCCCAGTGGGCCGACGGCAACTGGGAGGGTGGACTTGCCACCTTGGCAGACAATCTTGTGTCAAGCACTAAGACAAACTTCACGCCTCTGGTTGTTGCGATTGCCGTACTCGCGATCATCGGCTTGGCCTTGGCGTTGCTGCACCGCCAACGCAAGCGCAGAGAACTGGCCGCACAGACCCAGAGCCTGGAGAACCTGCGCGTGCAGGCCTCACAGATGTTGCTTGCCACCGACGAGAATGTGCGCGCAGCTGTTAATGAGCTTGAATTCGCCAAGGCAGAATTCGGCATCGAGGCGACATCCACCTTTGAACAGATACTCGCGTCGGCACAGCACGACATTGCTCAAGCCTTCGAGATCCGCACGAAACTCGAAGACAGTATTCCCGAGACGCCCACCCAAGCTCACCGTATGAACAGGCAGATCATTAAGTTGGCAAAAAGAGCGCAGGAAACGGTGACGGGGCAGCAGGAGAGCTTCCAGGCACTGCGCGATCTCGCATCCAATGCGTCCGCGCATTTTGATGAGTTGGAGACTCGGTCGGCGGAGATCCGAGAACAGTTGAAAGTGGGGCAGGAACAACTCCGCGTGTTGGGCACGCGGTATTCGGCCGATGCCCTTGCCACGCTGCAGTCACTCCCGAGCCAGGTTCTCACCTTGCTCGACTCCACAGCGCAGACCATTGCTGAGGGCCGCGACGCCGTCGCGGAAAATGACTCCAAGCGCGCCGTTTCCTTCGTTCGAATTGCGGAAGAAGGGTTGCAGCAGGCGCGGCAAGTCGCGGCGCAACTGGTAAACGCACCGGAAACCTACGCGCAGGCGGATCGGCGCATGCGTGCCGGTATCGAGTCGATCAGCCAAGACGTGAGCGATGCGAATCGTCTCGGCGGCAACGACGCAATCATTGCTGATCGGCGCCGAGCGGCGGAAGCCGCCTTGGCATACGCCTCCACCCCTTCTGTTGATCCCTTCGAAGCCATCGAACGGCTGACAAGTGCTGAGAACGCTCTGGATGCCGCATTAGTCGGCGTACGCGGAGCAGAGGAGGCTCGGCGTAAGGCACAAACGGTGATGGCACGCAACCGGGCAGAGACCAGGCGGAAGATCACCGAGACCGAACGGCACATCAGCCAGTATCGCTACTACGTCGGCACCGAGGCGCGCTCGGAGCTCCAGGCCGCGAAGAGACTACTCCAACAGGCCGAGGAGGCCAAGGATGAGTCACAACAAGAGCAGTTGTATGCACAGGCGCTCAGTCGTGCATCTCATGCACTGGTAACCGCCCGTCGAAACATTAGCCAAGCCGTGCGCGCACGCGAGCAAGAGCGCCGCGATAGCGGTTCCGATACGGGGGCGATTATTGGTGGCATGGTCCTGGGAGCCATTCTCTCCGGCTTGGGGGGCGGTGGCGGCTACGGCGGGGGTGGTTACCGCGGTGGTGGACACGGCTTCGGAAGCTTCGGCGGCGGGCACTCGGGTGGTGGCTCCTTCGGAGGCCTCTCTGGAGGTGGTTCCTTCGGGGGGCGTTCCGGCGGCGGACGCTTCTAG
- a CDS encoding cold shock domain-containing protein has translation MPTGKVKFFDEKKGFGFIAGDDGTEVYLPASAVPIGAKLRTGTRVEYGVAETRRGPQALSVSVQQKLESLARKNRRTPEQMVPIIEDLIKILDSASTQLRRGRYPDGGHRIAAALRTLADDFDA, from the coding sequence GTGCCAACGGGTAAGGTCAAGTTCTTCGACGAAAAGAAGGGCTTCGGGTTCATCGCCGGTGATGACGGCACCGAAGTCTATCTGCCTGCATCCGCCGTGCCTATCGGCGCCAAACTTCGTACCGGTACTCGGGTGGAATACGGAGTTGCCGAGACTCGACGTGGTCCGCAGGCCCTCTCGGTTTCGGTGCAGCAGAAATTGGAATCACTAGCGCGTAAGAATCGGCGCACCCCTGAGCAGATGGTGCCGATTATCGAGGATCTGATTAAGATTCTCGACTCGGCCTCAACCCAGCTGCGCCGGGGGCGTTATCCCGATGGCGGGCATCGAATCGCCGCCGCACTGCGAACCTTAGCGGATGATTTCGATGCCTGA
- a CDS encoding DUF3027 domain-containing protein encodes MPEARIRPGRSAGKEKILLRAVDKAREALHELTRPEMIGEHAGVVVEGDRVLTHAFHCLLPGYGGWYWTVTVARIPRSSRVTIDELALRPGEDALLAQEWVPWEDRLLPSDVQPTDRLPYRPDDPRLDQGYAATGEDADQLADYELGLGRARVLSSRGRDSAFQRWYAGDHGPNSAGTKAAKAACSTCGFLLPMAGSARTLFGVCANEWSAYDGSVVSMDHGCGSHSETDVGKQKNMWDPSDPVVNEADMEILP; translated from the coding sequence ATGCCTGAGGCGCGTATCAGGCCAGGCCGCTCTGCCGGAAAAGAGAAGATTCTGTTGCGTGCCGTCGATAAGGCGCGCGAGGCCCTGCATGAGCTGACCCGCCCAGAGATGATCGGCGAACATGCTGGCGTCGTCGTCGAGGGTGATCGGGTTCTCACGCATGCGTTCCACTGCCTGTTGCCCGGCTACGGCGGATGGTATTGGACGGTCACCGTGGCACGGATTCCGCGTTCCTCACGCGTGACCATTGACGAGTTGGCGCTGCGTCCGGGTGAAGATGCCCTGCTGGCACAGGAATGGGTGCCGTGGGAGGATCGCTTGCTTCCCTCGGACGTCCAACCCACAGATCGCCTCCCCTACCGCCCCGACGATCCTCGTTTGGACCAGGGATATGCGGCAACGGGCGAGGACGCTGACCAACTGGCGGATTACGAACTCGGCTTGGGTCGGGCACGCGTACTTTCCAGCCGGGGCCGCGATTCTGCCTTTCAGCGGTGGTATGCGGGCGACCACGGCCCGAACTCTGCCGGGACGAAGGCTGCCAAGGCTGCCTGTTCCACCTGCGGATTCCTTCTGCCGATGGCGGGGTCTGCTCGCACGCTCTTCGGTGTATGCGCCAATGAGTGGTCGGCATACGACGGCTCGGTAGTTTCCATGGATCATGGCTGTGGTTCGCATTCGGAGACGGATGTGGGCAAACAGAAGAACATGTGGGATCCTTCCGACCCTGTTGTCAACGAGGCGGATATGGAGATCCTTCCGTAG